The proteins below come from a single Rosa rugosa chromosome 2, drRosRugo1.1, whole genome shotgun sequence genomic window:
- the LOC133730391 gene encoding putative pentatricopeptide repeat-containing protein At1g12700, mitochondrial, with amino-acid sequence MGMLGIAPDHYTLNIIINCYCHLNHMGFSLSVLAQFFKLGLQPGVTTFNTLINGFVLEKQLAEAARIFSKTVEGGHCKPDVFTFNTLIKGFCMMGNNTAAVQLLRNMEENGCEPDVVSYNTIIDSLCKDTLVVDAMNLYSEMICKGMAPDVVTFTSLIHGLCNLGQWKEAKRLFDAMLSKGIFLDVFTFNVLVDTFCKEGMIAKANSVVQMMIQRGIKPDTITYSSLIDGYCLRGEMDEANKVFDLMISKGSRVDVHSWSILINGYCKSKKVDKANKIFKEMSRMELVPDTITCTTLIDGLCKTGRIKEAEKLFSEMQGCGLVAKFQMFKLILFYLMDCVTTNNSLGQLSCLKRWKPTNWNLIL; translated from the coding sequence ATGGGTATGCTGGGAATTGCTCCTGATCACTATactcttaacattatcattaaCTGCTATTGCCATTTGAACCACATGGGGTTTAGCTTATCTGTCTTGGCACAATTCTTCAAATTGGGTCTTCAACCAGGCGTCACCACCTTCAACACTCTAATCAACGGCTTTGTTCTCGAGAAGCAACTGGCTGAAGCAGCACGAATTTTCAGCAAAACGGTGGAGGGGGGTCATTGTAAGCCGGATGTGTTTACTTTTAACACACTGATAAAAGGCTTTTGCATGATGGGTAACAACACTGCGGCTGTTCAGTTGCTTAGGAACATGGAAGAAAATGGATGCGAGCCTGACGTAGTGTCCTATAACACCATCATTGACAGTCTTTGCAAGGATACACTAGTTGTAGATGCAATGAACCTCTACTCAGAAATGATTTGTAAAGGTATGGCTCCAGACGTTGTTACTTTCACCTCTTTGATTCATGGACTTTGCAATTTAGGCCAGTGGAAAGAAGCTAAAAGGTTGTTTGATGCAATGTTAAGTAAAGGTATCTTTCTAGATGTCTTCACCTTCAATGTCTTAGTTGATACATTCTGTAAGGAAGGGATGATCGCGAAAGCCAACAGTGTGGTTCAAATGATGATTCAAAGAGGTATTAAGCCTGATACGATTACATACAGTTCCCTTATAGATGGTTACTGTTTGCGGGGAGAAATGGACGAAGCGAACAAAGTCTTTGATCTGATGATTAGCAAAGGCTCCAGGGTTGATGTTCATAGTTGGAGCATATTGATAAATGGATATTGCAAGAGTAAAAAGGTCGACAAGGCTAACAAGATTTTCAAGGAAATGAGTCGTATGGAACTAGTTCCGGATACAATTACTTGTACCACTCTTATTGATGGTCTTTGCAAAACAGGGAGAATTAAAGAAGCAGAAAAGTTGTTCTCTGAGATGCAAGGTTGTGGACTTGTGGCCAAGTTCCAGATGTTCAAACTTATACTGTTTTACTTGATGGACTGTGTAACAACCAACAACTCTCTAGGGCAGTTGAGTTGCTTAAAGAGATGGAAGCCAACAAATTGGAACTTGATATTGTAG